In Fusobacterium canifelinum, a genomic segment contains:
- a CDS encoding VWA domain-containing protein: MDIKEDIKRWRLILGKDTEEDFSSMDSEAISSFSEEDWLMDRALDAIYNPTGKFMGGESGAGAGKGPSNPQISKWLGDIRNLFDKELVKIIQTDAMDRCGLKQLIFEPEILEQVEPDINLASTIMLLKEQIPQKSKESVRAFIKKIVEEINKLLESDIKRAVRAALNKRQHSPIPSASSLDFKTTIQRGIKNYNKELKKIIPEHYYFFERASTNPTSKFTVILDIDQSGSMGESVIYSSVMACILASIASLKTRVVAFDTEIVDLTEKSDDPVDLLYGFQLGGGTDINKSIKYCMKYIENPKKTIFFLISDLMEGGNRGGMLRNLEDMKEAGVTVVCLLAISGDGQPYYDAQIAGKIASMGIPCFACNPEKLPLLLERVLKNLDLSSFQEEFKKK; this comes from the coding sequence ATGGACATTAAAGAAGATATAAAGCGTTGGAGATTAATTCTTGGAAAAGATACAGAGGAAGATTTTTCTTCTATGGATTCAGAAGCAATTTCAAGTTTTAGTGAAGAAGATTGGCTAATGGACAGAGCCTTAGATGCAATCTATAACCCAACAGGAAAATTTATGGGTGGAGAGTCAGGAGCAGGTGCAGGAAAAGGACCATCTAATCCACAAATTAGTAAATGGCTTGGAGATATTAGAAATCTATTTGATAAAGAATTAGTTAAAATTATTCAAACTGATGCTATGGATAGATGTGGCTTAAAGCAATTAATCTTTGAACCTGAAATATTAGAGCAAGTTGAACCTGATATAAATTTAGCTTCTACAATTATGCTATTAAAAGAGCAAATTCCACAAAAAAGTAAAGAAAGTGTTAGAGCATTTATTAAAAAAATTGTGGAAGAAATTAATAAATTATTAGAAAGTGATATAAAAAGAGCAGTTAGAGCAGCACTTAATAAGAGACAACATTCTCCTATTCCTTCTGCTTCATCACTGGATTTTAAAACAACTATTCAAAGGGGAATAAAAAATTATAACAAAGAATTAAAGAAAATTATCCCTGAACACTATTACTTTTTCGAGAGAGCAAGTACAAATCCAACAAGTAAGTTTACAGTCATTTTAGATATAGACCAAAGTGGTTCTATGGGAGAGTCAGTTATTTATTCTTCAGTGATGGCTTGTATTTTAGCAAGTATTGCTTCTTTAAAAACAAGAGTTGTTGCCTTTGATACAGAAATTGTAGATTTAACAGAAAAATCAGATGACCCTGTTGATTTACTATATGGTTTTCAGTTAGGTGGAGGAACTGATATTAATAAATCTATAAAATATTGTATGAAATATATAGAAAATCCTAAAAAGACAATATTTTTCTTAATATCAGACCTTATGGAAGGTGGAAACCGTGGTGGAATGTTAAGAAACTTAGAGGATATGAAAGAGGCAGGAGTAACTGTTGTTTGTCTTTTAGCAATTTCAGGAGATGGACAACCTTACTATGATGCACAGATAGCAGGAAAAATTGCCTCAATGGGTATACCTTGCTTTGCATGTAATCCAGAAAAATTACCACTTTTACTTGAGAGAGTTTTAAAAAATTTAGATTTAAGTTCTTTCCAAGAAGAATTTAAGAAAAAATAA
- the citG gene encoding triphosphoribosyl-dephospho-CoA synthase CitG, producing MKMNNKEVAKLATKALLYEVSISPKAGLVSRLSNGSHKDMDFYTFIDSALSLDNYFSECYIYGQENNFYSPSFFKNLRDLGKKAEKEMYQATDGINTHKGTIFSMGIVISVLASYLKEVDKIDLKILSEKIKSMCSPLLEELENINNFSTYGEKAFKNYHLTGARGLALSGYDIVLLDGINKLKEFTKILDFETSCILLLFYYISILDDTNIVNRANFETLKEIQILCENLYEENSKSLSKEKIRNEMSKLNDIFIEKNISAGGSADLLILTIFVYILNI from the coding sequence ATGAAAATGAATAATAAAGAAGTTGCTAAATTAGCAACAAAAGCTCTTTTATATGAGGTGAGTATAAGCCCAAAAGCTGGGCTTGTAAGTCGCCTTAGTAATGGCTCTCATAAAGATATGGACTTCTATACTTTCATTGATTCTGCACTTTCTTTAGATAACTATTTTTCTGAATGTTATATCTATGGACAGGAAAATAATTTTTATTCTCCTAGTTTTTTTAAAAATTTAAGAGATTTAGGAAAAAAAGCTGAAAAGGAAATGTATCAAGCTACTGATGGAATTAACACTCATAAAGGAACCATTTTCTCAATGGGAATTGTGATTTCAGTTCTAGCTAGTTATTTAAAAGAAGTTGATAAAATAGATTTAAAAATATTAAGTGAAAAAATTAAAAGTATGTGTAGCCCACTTTTAGAGGAATTAGAAAATATAAATAATTTTTCTACTTATGGTGAAAAAGCATTTAAAAACTATCATTTAACTGGTGCAAGAGGATTAGCTCTTTCTGGTTATGATATAGTTTTACTTGATGGAATCAATAAATTAAAAGAGTTTACAAAAATTTTAGATTTTGAAACTTCTTGTATTTTACTTTTATTTTATTATATCTCTATTTTAGATGATACCAATATAGTAAATAGAGCTAATTTTGAAACTCTAAAAGAAATTCAAATACTATGCGAAAATCTTTATGAAGAAAATAGCAAATCTTTATCAAAAGAAAAAATAAGAAATGAAATGTCAAAATTAAATGATATTTTTATAGAAAAAAATATAAGTGCTGGTGGCAGTGCTGATTTATTAATTTTAACAATTTTTGTGTACATATTAAATATTTAA
- the citF gene encoding citrate lyase subunit alpha — translation MKFIKNAVGREIPEYLEGIGELVPFKGVDAIKPTKNKAGAKLRMRIQDEPKLVASLEEAIKKSGLKDGMTISFHHHMRNGDAVVNMVLDLIAKMGIKDLTLAPSSLGTCHEPVIEHIKNGVVTGIQSSGLRAPLGDEISKGILKKPVIIRSHGGRARAVEDGELHIDVAFLAAPSCDEMGNINGRTGKSACGSMGYAKVDAEYADYVIAVTDNLVAFPNLPASIDQTLVDSVVVVDSIGDPKKIVSGAIRDSENPRDLLIAEYAVKAILASGYFKDGFVYQTGTGGASLSVTKLLKEEMIKTGTRASLGLGGITSQLVNLHEEGLMDALFDTQSFDLDAVRSIGENPKHYEISASFYANPNTPGPAVNNLSFVMLSALEIDTSFNVNVMTKSNGVINEAVGGHQDTAAGAKMSIILAPLMRARIPIIVDKVTTVCTPGEAVDVICTDYGIVVNPRRKDLIENFTKAGLELKTIEEIKNLAEQLTGKPDPIEFTDEIVGIVEYRDGSIIDVIKKVKD, via the coding sequence ATGAAATTTATAAAAAATGCAGTTGGCAGAGAAATTCCTGAATACTTAGAAGGAATTGGAGAATTAGTTCCTTTTAAAGGTGTGGATGCAATAAAACCAACTAAGAATAAAGCTGGTGCAAAATTAAGAATGAGAATTCAAGATGAGCCTAAATTAGTTGCTAGTCTTGAAGAAGCTATTAAGAAATCTGGATTAAAAGATGGAATGACTATATCTTTTCACCACCATATGAGAAATGGAGATGCTGTTGTTAATATGGTTTTAGATTTAATAGCTAAAATGGGTATAAAAGACCTTACATTAGCTCCTAGTTCATTAGGAACTTGTCATGAACCTGTTATAGAACATATTAAAAATGGAGTTGTTACAGGAATACAATCAAGTGGACTTCGTGCTCCATTAGGAGATGAAATTTCAAAAGGTATACTTAAAAAACCTGTTATTATAAGAAGCCATGGTGGAAGAGCAAGAGCTGTTGAAGATGGAGAATTACATATAGATGTTGCTTTCCTTGCTGCTCCTAGCTGTGATGAAATGGGAAATATTAATGGAAGAACTGGAAAAAGTGCTTGTGGATCTATGGGATATGCAAAAGTAGATGCTGAATATGCTGACTATGTAATAGCTGTAACAGATAATTTAGTAGCTTTTCCTAATCTACCTGCAAGTATAGACCAAACATTAGTTGACTCAGTTGTAGTTGTAGACAGCATTGGAGATCCTAAAAAGATAGTTTCAGGAGCAATAAGAGATTCTGAAAATCCAAGAGATTTATTAATTGCCGAATATGCAGTAAAAGCCATTTTAGCTTCTGGATATTTTAAAGATGGGTTTGTTTATCAAACAGGTACTGGTGGAGCAAGTTTATCAGTTACAAAACTTCTAAAAGAAGAAATGATAAAAACTGGAACAAGAGCTTCTTTAGGACTAGGAGGAATCACATCTCAATTAGTTAATTTACATGAAGAAGGATTAATGGATGCTCTATTTGATACTCAATCATTTGACTTAGATGCAGTAAGATCAATAGGAGAAAATCCTAAACACTATGAAATATCAGCATCATTTTATGCAAATCCTAATACACCAGGACCTGCTGTAAATAATCTAAGTTTTGTAATGTTAAGTGCCTTAGAAATAGATACAAGTTTCAATGTAAATGTTATGACTAAATCTAATGGTGTTATAAATGAAGCAGTTGGAGGACACCAAGATACAGCTGCTGGAGCAAAAATGAGTATAATTCTTGCACCACTTATGAGAGCAAGAATTCCTATAATAGTTGATAAGGTTACAACAGTATGTACTCCAGGAGAAGCAGTAGATGTTATCTGTACTGACTATGGAATAGTTGTAAACCCTAGAAGAAAAGACTTAATAGAAAACTTTACTAAAGCAGGTCTTGAATTAAAAACTATTGAAGAAATAAAAAATCTTGCTGAACAATTAACTGGTAAACCTGATCCTATTGAATTTACTGATGAAATTGTTGGTATAGTTGAATATAGAGATGGTTCTATCATAGATGTTATTAAAAAAGTAAAAGACTAG
- the citE gene encoding citrate (pro-3S)-lyase subunit beta — translation MAIRDRLRRTMMFLPGNNPSMITDAHIYKPDSIMIDLEDAVSVNQKDAARFLVSEALKAIDYKTTERVVRVNGLDTPFGADDIRAIVKAGVDVIRLPKTDNPDEIIAVDKLITEVEKEIGREGETLLMAAIESAAGIMNVKEIALASKRLMGIALGAEDYVTNLKTSRSKHGWELYYAREAIVLAARNAGIYCFDTVYSDVNNLEGFRNEVQFIKDLGFDGKSCIHPKQVRIVHEIYTPSQKEIEKSIRIINGAKEAEAKGSGVISVDGKMVDNPIIMRAQRVLELAKASGIYKED, via the coding sequence ATGGCAATTAGAGATAGATTAAGAAGAACAATGATGTTTCTACCTGGAAACAATCCGTCAATGATTACAGATGCTCATATTTATAAACCAGACTCTATAATGATTGACTTAGAGGATGCTGTAAGTGTAAATCAAAAAGATGCTGCTAGATTTTTAGTTTCTGAAGCATTAAAAGCAATAGATTACAAAACAACTGAAAGAGTTGTAAGAGTAAATGGTTTGGATACTCCATTTGGAGCAGATGATATAAGAGCGATTGTAAAAGCTGGAGTTGATGTAATAAGACTTCCTAAGACTGACAACCCTGACGAAATAATTGCTGTTGATAAATTAATAACAGAAGTTGAAAAAGAAATTGGTAGAGAAGGAGAAACTCTACTTATGGCAGCTATTGAAAGTGCAGCTGGTATTATGAATGTTAAAGAAATTGCTCTTGCTAGTAAAAGATTAATGGGAATAGCTCTAGGAGCAGAAGACTATGTTACTAACTTAAAAACTTCAAGAAGTAAACATGGTTGGGAACTATACTATGCAAGGGAAGCTATTGTACTTGCTGCAAGAAATGCTGGTATTTATTGTTTTGATACTGTTTACTCAGATGTAAATAACTTAGAAGGTTTTAGAAATGAAGTTCAATTCATTAAAGATTTAGGATTTGATGGAAAATCTTGTATACACCCTAAACAAGTTAGAATAGTACATGAAATTTATACACCTAGCCAAAAAGAAATTGAAAAATCAATCAGAATTATAAATGGTGCTAAAGAAGCAGAAGCTAAGGGTTCAGGAGTTATATCTGTTGATGGTAAAATGGTTGATAACCCAATTATTATGAGAGCTCAAAGAGTGCTAGAATTAGCAAAAGCTAGTGGGATTTACAAGGAGGACTAA
- the citD gene encoding citrate lyase acyl carrier protein has translation MVLKTVGVAGTLESSDAMITVEPANQGGIVIDVSSSVKRQFGRQIEETVLNTIKELGVENANVKVVDKGALNYALIARTKAAVYRAAESNDYKF, from the coding sequence ATGGTTTTAAAAACTGTTGGTGTTGCTGGAACATTAGAATCTAGTGATGCAATGATAACTGTTGAACCTGCCAATCAAGGTGGAATTGTTATTGATGTTTCAAGTTCAGTTAAAAGACAATTTGGAAGACAAATTGAAGAAACTGTCCTTAACACTATAAAAGAATTAGGTGTTGAAAATGCTAATGTAAAAGTTGTAGATAAGGGTGCATTAAACTATGCTCTTATAGCTAGAACTAAAGCTGCTGTATATAGAGCTGCTGAATCTAATGATTATAAATTTTAG